In the Jatrophihabitans endophyticus genome, one interval contains:
- a CDS encoding NAD(P)H-hydrate dehydratase, which translates to MRGVHGVDEIRTAENELMARLPEGALMARAATGLAVECARLLGPVYGARVVLLVGAGNNGGDALYAGAWLARRGVRATALLLAPDKAHPGGLAAFRAAGGRTADPTPAALAGADLVLDGIVGIGGTGGLRDEAVPLAQAARDALTVAVDVPSGVDADTGAVEGETVHADVTVTFGALKPGLVVGTGAERAGELRLVDIGLAATLPAASTHVFEAADVAALLPTPGAADNKYTRGVLGVAAGSSAYPGAGVLCTGSAINGGAGMIRYVGTAADAIRAQYPEVVVQEGAAPDDLHVQAWVAGPGMGTDDAAHDLLAAVLATGEPAVVDADGITLVGSSPGLVRDRDAPTVLTPHDGEFARIADGPSGDRLASVRAAARDLDAVVLLKGNATVIAAPDGRAWVNRTGTPWLGTAGSGDVLSGLIGSLLAAGLEAPLAAAVGAYVHGVAGQLAAQGGPPSSLDVLHAVRPALREIGRG; encoded by the coding sequence GTGCGAGGTGTCCACGGCGTCGACGAGATCCGGACGGCCGAGAACGAGCTGATGGCCCGGTTGCCCGAGGGGGCGCTGATGGCCCGGGCGGCGACCGGACTGGCCGTCGAGTGCGCTCGCCTCCTGGGGCCGGTCTACGGCGCGCGGGTCGTGCTGCTCGTCGGCGCCGGCAACAACGGCGGCGACGCGCTGTACGCCGGTGCCTGGCTCGCCCGGCGCGGGGTGCGGGCGACGGCCCTGCTGCTCGCGCCGGACAAGGCGCACCCGGGCGGCCTCGCCGCGTTCCGGGCCGCGGGCGGACGGACGGCCGATCCGACACCGGCGGCGCTCGCCGGCGCCGACCTCGTACTCGACGGGATCGTCGGCATCGGCGGCACGGGGGGTCTGCGCGACGAGGCGGTCCCGCTGGCGCAGGCCGCCCGCGACGCGCTGACCGTCGCCGTCGACGTGCCCTCCGGGGTGGACGCCGACACCGGCGCGGTCGAGGGCGAGACGGTGCACGCCGACGTCACCGTCACCTTCGGCGCGCTCAAGCCCGGCCTCGTCGTCGGCACCGGCGCCGAGCGGGCGGGGGAGCTGCGGCTGGTCGACATCGGCCTGGCGGCCACGCTGCCCGCAGCCTCGACCCACGTGTTCGAGGCCGCCGACGTCGCGGCGCTGCTCCCGACACCGGGCGCGGCCGACAACAAGTACACGCGCGGGGTGCTGGGCGTCGCCGCGGGCTCGTCGGCGTACCCCGGCGCCGGCGTGCTGTGCACCGGGTCGGCGATCAACGGCGGCGCCGGCATGATCCGCTACGTGGGGACGGCGGCGGACGCCATCCGCGCGCAGTACCCCGAGGTCGTGGTGCAGGAGGGCGCGGCGCCGGATGACCTGCACGTGCAGGCGTGGGTGGCCGGCCCCGGGATGGGCACCGACGACGCCGCGCACGACCTGCTCGCGGCCGTCCTCGCGACCGGTGAGCCGGCCGTCGTCGATGCCGACGGCATCACGCTCGTCGGGTCGTCGCCCGGGCTCGTCCGCGACCGGGACGCCCCGACGGTGCTCACCCCGCACGACGGCGAGTTCGCGCGGATCGCCGACGGCCCGTCGGGCGACCGGCTGGCCTCGGTACGCGCCGCTGCCCGCGACCTCGACGCCGTCGTCCTGCTCAAGGGCAACGCGACGGTGATCGCCGCGCCCGACGGACGGGCCTGGGTCAACCGCACCGGCACCCCGTGGCTCGGCACCGCCGGCAGCGGCGACGTGCTGAGCGGCCTGATCGGGTCGTTGCTCGCAGCCGGCCTCGAGGCCCCGCTGGCGGCGGCGGTCGGCGCCTACGTCCACGGTGTCGCCGGCCAGCTCGCCGCCCAGGGCGGCCCGCCGTCCTCGCTCGACGTCCTGCACGCCGTCCGCCCGGCGCTGCGCGAGATCGGCCGCGGCTGA
- a CDS encoding holo-ACP synthase: protein MIVGVGIDVVPVERFARALARTPGLAARLFTAGEQVTSSGTPRGAESLAARFAAKEALAKALGAGGGMRWTDAEILVDDRGRPSVSVRGTVAARADSLGVARWHVSLSHDGGIASATVIAETG from the coding sequence ATGATCGTCGGGGTGGGCATCGACGTCGTGCCCGTCGAGCGGTTCGCGCGGGCCCTGGCCCGCACGCCCGGGCTGGCCGCGCGGCTGTTCACCGCGGGCGAGCAGGTGACGTCCTCGGGCACCCCGCGCGGCGCCGAGTCGCTGGCGGCCCGCTTCGCGGCCAAGGAGGCGCTGGCCAAGGCGCTCGGCGCCGGCGGCGGCATGCGGTGGACCGACGCCGAGATCCTCGTCGACGACCGGGGCCGGCCGTCGGTGTCGGTGCGCGGCACGGTGGCCGCACGGGCCGACTCGCTGGGTGTCGCGCGCTGGCACGTCTCGCTCTCGCACGACGGCGGCATCGCCTCCGCGACCGTGATCGCCGAGACGGGCTGA
- a CDS encoding NAD(P)/FAD-dependent oxidoreductase → MTSASVKSVDLLIVGAGPVGLFGAYYAGVRTLSTAVLDSLEEPGGQITAMYPEKAIFDVAGFPAIRGRELVDQLLAQAAPFAPHYLLGHQAVGLERGAGDGAGAFAVTTATGHRIECRAIVVTGGIGTFTPRPLPVGGEYLGRGLVHFVPEPEAYRGRDIVVVGGGDSALDWALMLEPIGRSVTVVHRRAEFRAHQHSVELMRTSSVRVITDAQVTAVHGDPDVDGVEVTVNGGAEVVPVACDRLIAALGFTANLGPLMEWGIDIRKRQIMVATTGQTSVPGIYAAGDIVDYEGKVKLIATGFGEVATAINNAYAFLNPGKSAFPGHLSDYAPAPTEPVGSSPAAR, encoded by the coding sequence GTGACGAGCGCCTCGGTCAAGTCGGTGGACCTGCTCATCGTCGGGGCAGGGCCGGTGGGGCTGTTCGGCGCCTACTACGCGGGCGTGCGCACCCTCTCGACCGCCGTGCTGGACTCCCTCGAGGAGCCCGGCGGCCAGATCACCGCGATGTATCCCGAGAAGGCGATCTTCGACGTCGCCGGCTTCCCGGCGATCCGGGGACGCGAACTCGTCGACCAGTTGCTGGCCCAGGCGGCGCCGTTCGCGCCGCACTACCTGCTCGGGCACCAGGCCGTCGGGCTGGAGCGCGGCGCGGGCGACGGGGCCGGCGCCTTCGCCGTCACCACGGCCACCGGTCACCGCATCGAGTGCCGCGCGATCGTCGTCACCGGCGGCATCGGCACGTTCACGCCGCGTCCGCTGCCGGTCGGCGGCGAGTACCTGGGACGCGGCCTGGTGCACTTCGTCCCCGAGCCCGAGGCGTATCGCGGTCGCGACATCGTCGTCGTGGGCGGTGGTGACTCCGCGCTCGACTGGGCGCTGATGCTCGAGCCGATCGGCCGGTCGGTGACCGTCGTCCACCGGCGGGCGGAGTTCCGCGCCCACCAGCACTCGGTCGAGTTGATGCGCACGTCGTCGGTGCGCGTCATCACCGACGCGCAGGTGACGGCCGTCCACGGCGATCCGGACGTCGACGGTGTCGAGGTGACGGTGAACGGCGGGGCCGAGGTGGTACCGGTGGCCTGCGACCGCCTCATCGCGGCGCTCGGCTTCACCGCCAACCTGGGACCGCTGATGGAGTGGGGCATCGACATCCGCAAGCGGCAGATCATGGTCGCGACGACGGGGCAGACGTCGGTGCCGGGCATCTACGCCGCCGGCGACATCGTCGACTACGAGGGCAAGGTCAAGCTCATCGCGACCGGCTTCGGCGAGGTCGCGACCGCCATCAACAACGCCTACGCCTTCCTGAACCCCGGCAAGTCGGCGTTCCCCGGTCACCTGTCGGACTACGCGCCCGCGCCGACCGAGCCGGTCGGGTCCTCGCCGGCCGCGCGGTGA
- a CDS encoding DUF6176 family protein, with protein sequence MTDSAADSAADSAADPAAAFQARLDAVTMPPSVPPGVRLELLRARLQPGKAGRTDEWMRMLNDRYDECVATLPRERVAFESIFRSTDPDGTEWLYHLSVYGAGGGVLDETSGSIDADHAAFSRECKERGWEILAPQFFLATEDVRDVMERAATRP encoded by the coding sequence ATGACCGACTCAGCCGCCGACTCAGCCGCCGATTCAGCCGCCGATCCCGCGGCCGCGTTCCAGGCCCGGCTGGACGCCGTGACGATGCCGCCGTCGGTCCCGCCCGGCGTCCGGCTCGAACTGCTGCGTGCCCGCCTGCAGCCCGGCAAGGCCGGTCGCACCGACGAATGGATGCGGATGCTCAACGACCGCTACGACGAGTGCGTCGCGACCCTGCCCCGCGAGCGGGTCGCGTTCGAGTCGATCTTCCGTTCGACCGACCCCGACGGCACGGAGTGGCTGTACCACCTCAGTGTCTACGGCGCCGGCGGCGGTGTGCTGGACGAGACCAGTGGCTCCATCGACGCCGACCATGCGGCGTTCAGCCGCGAATGCAAGGAGCGAGGATGGGAGATCCTCGCCCCGCAGTTCTTCCTCGCCACCGAGGACGTCCGCGATGTGATGGAGCGGGCCGCTACTCGACCGTGA
- the glmS gene encoding glutamine--fructose-6-phosphate transaminase (isomerizing) — protein sequence MCGIVGYVGPRPALDVVVEGLRRLEYRGYDSSGVALIGPDGLQVAKKAGRIENLDKALADRPLSGGTGMGHTRWATHGRPNDRNAHPHTDATGRVAVVHNGIIENYSQLRAELEGDGIELVSDTDTETVAHLVAGQLAGGAASLADALRAVCRRLHGAFTLVVVDAEQPDVVVAARRNSPLVVGVGDGETFLGSDVAAFIEYTRDAVELAQNQVVEIRRDGYTITDFAGDPAEGKPFRISWDLTAAEKGGYDHFMLKEMDEQPQAVRDTLLGHLVDGQIVLDEQRLDQQELRDIDKVFIVACGTAYHSGLIGKQVIEHWTRVPVEVEMASEFRYRDPVLDRQTLVVPISQSGETADTLEAVRHAVEQRAKVLAICNTNGAQIPRESDAVLYTHAGPEIGVAATKTFLAQVAAVELVGLALAQARGTKYGDEVVREYDALCSMPDAIAATLQAMQPVRDLAREIAHEKAVLFLGRHMGYPVALEGALKLKELAYMHAEGFPAGELKHGPIALIEDDLPVVVVMPSPTGRPTLHQKMLSNVAEITARGARTIVIGEPDDAGARELAAHFVEVPPVPTLLSPFVQTVPLQVLAAEIAAARGYDIDKPRNLAKSVTVE from the coding sequence ATGTGCGGCATCGTCGGCTACGTGGGTCCACGCCCGGCCCTCGACGTCGTGGTCGAGGGATTGCGGCGCCTGGAGTACCGCGGCTACGACTCGTCCGGCGTCGCGCTCATCGGCCCCGACGGGCTGCAGGTGGCCAAGAAGGCCGGCCGTATCGAGAACCTGGACAAGGCGCTCGCCGACCGCCCGCTGAGCGGCGGCACCGGCATGGGGCACACCCGCTGGGCGACGCACGGCCGTCCCAACGACCGCAATGCGCACCCGCACACCGACGCCACCGGCCGGGTGGCGGTCGTCCACAACGGGATCATCGAGAACTACTCCCAGCTGCGCGCCGAGCTCGAGGGCGACGGGATCGAGCTGGTCAGCGACACCGACACCGAGACCGTCGCGCATCTCGTCGCCGGCCAGTTGGCCGGGGGCGCCGCCTCGCTCGCCGACGCGCTGCGCGCGGTGTGTCGACGCCTGCACGGCGCGTTCACGCTCGTGGTGGTCGACGCCGAGCAGCCCGACGTCGTCGTCGCCGCGCGCCGCAACTCCCCGCTCGTCGTGGGGGTCGGCGACGGCGAGACCTTTCTCGGCAGCGACGTCGCCGCCTTCATCGAGTACACCCGTGACGCCGTCGAGCTGGCGCAGAACCAGGTCGTCGAGATCCGCCGCGACGGCTACACGATCACCGACTTCGCCGGCGACCCGGCCGAGGGCAAGCCGTTCCGGATCTCGTGGGACCTCACCGCCGCCGAGAAGGGCGGCTACGACCACTTCATGCTCAAGGAGATGGACGAGCAGCCGCAGGCGGTCCGCGACACGCTGCTCGGCCACCTCGTCGACGGCCAGATCGTGCTCGACGAGCAGCGTCTCGACCAGCAGGAGCTGCGCGACATCGACAAGGTGTTCATCGTCGCCTGCGGCACCGCCTATCACTCCGGCCTGATCGGCAAGCAGGTCATCGAGCACTGGACACGGGTGCCGGTGGAGGTCGAGATGGCCTCGGAGTTCCGCTACCGCGACCCGGTGCTCGACCGGCAGACCCTCGTCGTGCCGATCAGCCAGTCCGGCGAGACCGCCGACACGCTCGAGGCCGTCCGGCACGCGGTGGAGCAGCGGGCCAAGGTGCTCGCGATCTGCAACACCAACGGCGCGCAGATCCCGCGGGAGTCCGACGCGGTGCTCTACACGCACGCCGGCCCGGAGATCGGGGTCGCGGCCACCAAGACCTTCCTCGCGCAGGTGGCGGCGGTGGAGCTCGTCGGGCTGGCCCTCGCACAGGCTCGGGGCACCAAGTACGGCGACGAGGTCGTCCGCGAGTACGACGCCCTCTGCTCCATGCCCGACGCGATCGCCGCGACGCTGCAGGCGATGCAGCCGGTGCGCGACCTCGCCCGCGAGATCGCCCACGAGAAGGCGGTGCTGTTCCTGGGGCGGCACATGGGCTACCCGGTCGCGCTCGAGGGTGCGCTGAAGCTCAAGGAGCTCGCCTACATGCACGCCGAGGGGTTCCCGGCCGGGGAGCTCAAGCACGGTCCGATCGCGCTGATCGAGGACGACCTGCCCGTCGTCGTCGTCATGCCGTCGCCGACGGGCCGGCCCACGCTGCACCAGAAGATGCTGTCCAACGTCGCCGAGATCACGGCCCGCGGCGCCCGCACGATCGTCATCGGCGAGCCCGACGACGCCGGGGCGCGCGAGCTCGCCGCCCACTTCGTCGAGGTGCCCCCGGTGCCGACCCTGCTCTCGCCGTTCGTGCAGACCGTCCCGCTGCAGGTGCTCGCGGCCGAGATCGCCGCCGCCCGCGGCTACGACATCGACAAGCCCCGCAACCTCGCGAAGTCGGTCACGGTCGAGTAG
- a CDS encoding MBL fold metallo-hydrolase: METDLTADRHEWERPGAVEVGTGVHRIPLPLPNDGLKAVNVYAIADGDEVVLVDGGWALAESERELTRGLATLGYGLDQVREFLCTHVHRDHYTQAVAVRRLHGSRVSLGEGERSCLELIRTVTDHPDIARLREAGATELAATLADRHGGFDQTNWEDPDRWLSDGVEIPLRTRTLRAIATPGHTRGHLVFHDAAAASLFAGDHVLPHITPSIGVELDRPPSPLRDYLSSLELVRALPDARLLPAHGPATDSVHARIDELLAHHERRLDETVAAVDHGADTGYEAARRLGWTRRNRHFDDLDVVNRILAVQETMAHLLVLVERGRLHSQPDETGTIRFAAS; the protein is encoded by the coding sequence ATGGAGACCGACCTCACGGCCGACCGCCACGAGTGGGAGCGGCCCGGCGCCGTCGAGGTCGGCACCGGGGTGCACCGCATCCCGCTGCCGCTGCCCAACGACGGGCTCAAGGCCGTCAACGTCTACGCCATCGCCGATGGGGACGAGGTCGTGCTCGTGGACGGCGGCTGGGCCCTGGCCGAGTCCGAGCGGGAGCTGACGCGCGGCCTGGCGACGCTCGGCTACGGCCTCGACCAGGTGCGCGAGTTCCTGTGCACCCACGTCCACCGCGACCACTACACGCAGGCGGTCGCGGTGCGCCGGCTGCACGGCAGCAGGGTGAGCCTCGGCGAGGGCGAGCGGTCCTGCCTCGAGCTCATCCGCACCGTCACCGACCACCCCGACATCGCGCGCCTCCGCGAGGCCGGTGCGACGGAGCTGGCGGCGACCCTCGCCGACCGGCACGGCGGCTTCGACCAGACCAACTGGGAGGACCCCGACCGCTGGCTCTCCGACGGCGTCGAGATCCCGCTGCGCACGCGGACGCTGCGGGCCATCGCGACGCCGGGCCACACCCGCGGCCACCTCGTCTTCCACGACGCGGCCGCGGCGAGCCTGTTCGCGGGCGACCACGTGCTGCCGCACATCACGCCCTCGATCGGGGTGGAGCTCGACCGCCCACCGTCCCCGCTGCGCGACTACCTGTCCTCGCTGGAGCTCGTCCGCGCGCTCCCCGATGCCCGCCTGCTGCCCGCGCACGGTCCCGCGACGGACTCCGTGCACGCCCGGATCGACGAGCTGCTCGCCCACCACGAGCGCCGCCTGGACGAGACCGTCGCCGCGGTCGACCACGGCGCGGACACCGGCTACGAGGCGGCGCGGCGGCTCGGGTGGACGCGTCGCAACCGGCACTTCGACGACCTCGACGTCGTCAATCGCATCCTGGCCGTCCAGGAGACGATGGCCCACCTGCTCGTCCTCGTCGAGCGCGGCAGGCTGCATTCACAGCCCGACGAGACCGGAACCATTCGCTTCGCGGCGTCCTGA
- a CDS encoding siderophore-interacting protein, with protein sequence MLTSAAAPQLERDDRPPYRPFHVRVSRIRHLSPHFRRVTFTGADLDLFGRDGLDQRIKLLLPLPDSPVADLGADGDWYSRWLALPDERRNPLRTYTVRALRPEAHELDVDFVIHPHHGPTGHVDGPAARWLAGADAGSELVIVGPDVRSLHSASGIDWRPGAATCFLLAGDETAVPGIAGILASLDERHRVTVLVEVPDAGDAQELPTLARADVRWLARGDAERGARLQDAVSAWIADNPAVVRGAAAAVAQQLDDVDVDVELLWDSPDAADDGEFHAWLAGEAAVIKKLRRLLVTDAGVDRRRVAFMGYWRHGRAEQN encoded by the coding sequence ATGCTAACTTCAGCGGCAGCGCCCCAGCTCGAACGTGACGATCGGCCGCCCTACCGCCCGTTCCACGTACGGGTCAGCCGGATCCGGCACCTGAGCCCGCACTTCCGGCGGGTGACGTTCACCGGGGCGGATCTCGACCTCTTCGGCCGCGACGGGCTGGACCAACGGATCAAGCTGCTGCTGCCGCTGCCGGACTCCCCGGTGGCCGACCTCGGCGCCGACGGCGACTGGTACTCGCGCTGGCTGGCGCTGCCCGACGAGCGTCGCAATCCGTTGCGGACGTACACGGTGCGGGCGCTGCGTCCCGAGGCGCACGAGCTCGACGTCGACTTCGTGATCCACCCCCACCACGGGCCGACCGGCCACGTCGACGGTCCGGCCGCGCGGTGGCTCGCCGGCGCGGACGCCGGCAGCGAGCTCGTCATCGTCGGCCCGGACGTCCGCAGCCTGCACTCGGCCAGCGGCATCGACTGGCGCCCGGGCGCGGCCACCTGCTTCCTGCTCGCCGGCGACGAGACCGCCGTTCCCGGCATCGCCGGGATCCTCGCCTCGCTCGACGAGCGACATCGCGTCACCGTCCTCGTCGAGGTCCCCGACGCCGGGGACGCGCAGGAGCTGCCGACCCTCGCCCGGGCGGACGTGCGCTGGCTGGCCCGCGGCGACGCGGAGCGCGGCGCCCGGCTGCAGGACGCGGTGTCAGCGTGGATCGCCGACAACCCCGCCGTCGTGCGCGGCGCCGCCGCCGCCGTCGCGCAACAGCTCGACGACGTCGACGTGGACGTGGAGCTGCTCTGGGACTCCCCCGACGCCGCCGACGACGGCGAGTTCCACGCCTGGCTCGCCGGCGAGGCCGCGGTGATCAAGAAGCTGCGGCGACTGCTGGTCACCGACGCAGGAGTCGATCGCAGACGCGTCGCGTTCATGGGCTACTGGCGCCACGGCCGCGCCGAGCAGAACTGA
- a CDS encoding FecCD family ABC transporter permease: protein MVADSATAHPRHRPRARAAALGACLAAVVVMCVLSLALGTRAISPGAVFTALTDPSAPFAETIRGLRVPRTLTALAAGAALGLAGTVMQGVTRNPLADPGLLGVNAGASLLVVTAITWLGISSPVGFVWFAFAGAAVATVVVYAIASRATGGATPFRLALAGAAVTAAGTSLVTLVLLTSRTTLDQYRFWSVGSLANPDTGSLLTVLPFLLVGAALALGSGRTMNALALGEDAAVGLGQDLRRAKLVMGTAIVLLCGSATALAGPIAFVGLTVAHIARRLAGGDYRWVLPLAATLGPALLLGADVLGRLVARPGELEAGIVVAFLGAPVMIGLVRRGQVPVR, encoded by the coding sequence GTGGTCGCCGACTCGGCGACCGCTCACCCTCGTCACCGACCGCGCGCCCGGGCCGCCGCGCTCGGGGCCTGCCTCGCCGCGGTCGTGGTGATGTGCGTGCTCAGCCTGGCGCTCGGCACGCGCGCCATCTCCCCCGGCGCCGTGTTCACCGCCCTGACCGACCCGAGCGCCCCGTTCGCGGAAACGATCCGCGGGCTGCGGGTGCCACGGACCCTCACCGCCCTGGCCGCCGGGGCCGCGCTCGGCCTCGCCGGGACGGTCATGCAGGGCGTCACCCGCAACCCCCTCGCCGACCCGGGCCTCCTGGGCGTCAACGCCGGCGCCTCCCTGCTCGTCGTCACCGCGATCACCTGGCTCGGCATCAGCTCGCCCGTCGGCTTCGTGTGGTTCGCCTTCGCCGGGGCCGCGGTCGCCACCGTCGTGGTCTACGCGATCGCGTCGCGCGCGACCGGGGGCGCCACCCCGTTCCGGCTCGCGCTGGCCGGCGCCGCCGTGACGGCCGCCGGCACCTCGCTGGTCACCCTCGTCCTGCTGACCAGCCGCACCACCCTCGACCAGTACCGGTTCTGGTCGGTGGGCTCGCTCGCCAACCCCGACACCGGCAGCCTGCTGACGGTGCTGCCGTTCCTGCTCGTCGGCGCTGCCCTGGCCCTCGGCAGCGGTCGGACGATGAACGCGCTCGCGCTCGGCGAGGACGCCGCGGTCGGCCTCGGCCAGGACCTGCGCCGCGCGAAGCTGGTGATGGGCACGGCCATCGTCCTGCTCTGCGGGTCGGCGACCGCCCTCGCCGGACCGATCGCGTTCGTCGGGCTCACCGTCGCCCACATCGCCCGGCGTCTCGCCGGCGGCGACTACCGCTGGGTGCTGCCGCTCGCAGCCACGCTCGGGCCGGCCCTGCTGCTCGGCGCCGACGTCCTCGGCCGGCTGGTGGCCCGCCCCGGCGAGCTCGAGGCGGGCATCGTCGTGGCCTTCCTCGGCGCGCCGGTGATGATCGGGCTGGTCCGTCGTGGCCAGGTGCCGGTGCGATGA
- a CDS encoding FecCD family ABC transporter permease produces MTAVRLSKQAPDRTGDAAATRAAAALIRAPRLRRRRRYALVVTVLVVAVLTVATIAVSVGDLTVSAPDIVRTILGHGTRFTDVLVLQLRLPRVVLAMLAGAALALSGALFQALLHNALASPDILGISGGASVATVLGSLVLGWSGVALSGLAFGGAVLVALVIYGLAWDGTVAGNRFVLVGIGVAFMVTAALGYVLTRAEVQQAQVALVALVGGVGDATWTGNAIAAVSLGALLLLAAGAAPSLRVLQLGDDTATGLGVPADRRRLALLALAVMFAAVGVAGAGPLAFVAFMSAPIARRLLRDGSSALVPAALVGALLVLVADLAGQHLIPGGTRLPAGVLTGAIGAPYLLWLLATRSRTTGGQS; encoded by the coding sequence ATGACCGCGGTCCGACTGTCCAAGCAGGCCCCCGACCGGACCGGCGACGCGGCCGCCACCCGGGCCGCGGCCGCGCTGATACGGGCGCCGCGACTGCGACGCCGGCGCCGCTACGCGCTCGTCGTGACGGTGCTGGTCGTCGCCGTGCTCACGGTGGCGACCATCGCGGTGAGCGTCGGCGACCTCACCGTGTCCGCGCCCGACATCGTCCGGACGATCCTCGGCCACGGCACCCGCTTCACCGACGTCCTCGTGCTGCAGCTGCGGCTGCCCCGCGTCGTGCTGGCGATGCTCGCCGGTGCCGCGCTCGCGCTGTCCGGCGCCCTGTTCCAGGCCCTGCTGCACAACGCGCTCGCCAGCCCGGACATCCTCGGCATCAGCGGCGGCGCCAGCGTCGCGACGGTGCTGGGCAGCCTGGTGCTCGGCTGGTCGGGTGTCGCGCTGTCAGGGCTCGCCTTCGGCGGGGCCGTCCTCGTCGCGCTGGTGATCTACGGGCTCGCCTGGGACGGCACGGTGGCCGGCAACCGCTTCGTCCTCGTCGGCATCGGCGTCGCGTTCATGGTGACGGCGGCGCTCGGCTACGTCCTCACCCGGGCCGAGGTGCAGCAGGCCCAGGTCGCGCTCGTCGCGCTCGTCGGCGGCGTCGGCGACGCCACCTGGACCGGCAACGCCATCGCGGCCGTCAGCCTGGGCGCGCTGCTGCTGCTCGCCGCCGGCGCCGCGCCGAGCCTGCGGGTGCTGCAGCTCGGCGACGACACCGCCACCGGGCTGGGCGTGCCGGCCGACCGGCGCCGCCTCGCGCTGCTCGCGCTCGCGGTCATGTTCGCCGCGGTCGGCGTGGCGGGTGCGGGCCCCCTCGCCTTCGTGGCCTTCATGTCCGCGCCGATCGCCCGGCGGCTGCTGCGTGACGGCTCGTCGGCCCTGGTGCCCGCGGCGCTCGTGGGCGCACTGCTCGTGCTGGTCGCCGACCTCGCCGGCCAGCACCTCATCCCCGGCGGCACCCGGCTGCCGGCCGGTGTGCTCACCGGCGCCATCGGCGCGCCCTACCTGCTCTGGCTGCTCGCCACCCGTTCCCGAACCACCGGAGGCCAGTCGTGA
- a CDS encoding ABC transporter ATP-binding protein, with the protein MTVSTDARPAEHELRAAGLHLGYEGRTVVTDLDLTVPPGRVTAIVGPNGCGKSTLLRGLGRLLRPTSGQVVLDGSDIHSLRTRDVATTLGLLPQHPVAPDGITVAELVGRGRHPHQRWFSPWSGSDDEIVATALRATSTLDVRDRAVDALSGGQRQRVWIAMALAQQTDILLLDEPTTFLDVTHQIEVLDLLADLNRDHGTTIVMVLHDLNLAARYAHHVVLMCEGRVTGGGAPAEVITAAAIRDTFALESLVVADPVSGSPMVVPMGRLHRADTSSLG; encoded by the coding sequence GTGACCGTCTCGACCGACGCCCGCCCTGCCGAGCACGAGCTGCGCGCCGCGGGCCTGCACCTCGGCTACGAGGGGCGGACGGTCGTCACCGACCTCGATCTCACCGTCCCGCCCGGTCGGGTGACCGCGATCGTCGGGCCGAACGGCTGCGGCAAGTCGACGCTGCTGCGGGGGCTCGGCCGGCTGCTGCGCCCCACCTCGGGCCAGGTGGTGCTCGACGGCAGCGACATCCACTCGCTGCGCACGCGCGACGTCGCGACGACGCTGGGCCTGCTGCCGCAGCACCCGGTGGCCCCGGACGGCATCACCGTCGCCGAGCTGGTCGGGCGCGGTCGCCATCCGCACCAGCGATGGTTCTCGCCGTGGTCGGGCTCCGACGACGAGATCGTCGCGACGGCGCTCCGGGCGACGTCCACCCTGGACGTCCGGGACCGTGCGGTCGACGCGCTCTCGGGCGGCCAGCGGCAGCGGGTGTGGATCGCCATGGCGCTCGCCCAGCAGACCGACATCCTGCTGCTCGACGAGCCGACGACGTTCCTCGACGTCACCCACCAGATCGAGGTCCTGGACCTGCTCGCCGACCTCAACCGCGATCACGGCACCACGATCGTCATGGTGCTGCACGACCTGAACCTCGCCGCGCGTTACGCCCACCACGTCGTCCTCATGTGCGAGGGCCGCGTGACCGGCGGCGGCGCACCGGCCGAGGTGATCACCGCGGCGGCCATCCGCGACACGTTCGCGCTGGAGAGCCTCGTCGTGGCCGACCCGGTGAGCGGCTCGCCGATGGTCGTGCCCATGGGCCGGCTGCACCGCGCCGACACCTCTTCGCTAGGTTAG